TCCTGTACCAGTTTTTTCAAGAGAATTATTTAGTTTTGTACTCTTATATCTATTTTCGCTATCGCTCCAATTTTGATATTCATTATACATATTTCCTGTCCAATTAAGATTTAAACTTAGTTCTTTTCCAGAAATATTTATAATCTCACTTTTTATTAAAGCACTTCTATTACTTACAAATATAAGTTCTAATTTTAAAGTAAAATCTTTTAAAACATATTTTTGCTCTAATTTACCAGGATAGTAGTTAAAAGTTGCCTCACTTTTAGCAAGATCATATCTCTCTTTAGTTACAGCATTTTCAATACTTATTTTATTAAAAGAATCTGAAAGGTTCACAGCATACTCTTCAGCAATATAGAAAGGTCCAGCAAATCCCCCATATAGTTTGTATTCTTTCACATCTGGTTGATAATAACCATGCCAAGCCCCTAAATCAATAAAGCTATTGATATAGTTTGTTCCACTTTTATCTGTCTCTTTTATTGGTTTAAAATAAGTATACTCTTTAGGATTTCCATGAATATTTAAGATATTACTATAACTTTCTCTATCCAAAGTAGTATCACTATTTTTAGAATTTAAGTTTGCACATGAAGAACAAGCAGCAATGATAGCTAATAATGTAATAATTTTTTTCATACTCAATACCCCTTTATTTATTTTTTAGTTAAGAATAATTTTCACATTTTAAACAACACTTTTTATATTATAATATATATATTTTGTAGATAAAAAAGTCAATTAATATTACAAAAAATAAATTAATTTGTAATTTCCTTATACATAAATAATAGTATTTAACTCTATTCAATATCTATTTTTAACTCTTTGTAGTAATATTTTAGATCCTTTTCTCCTATTTCTCTCAATACTCTACATGGATTACCAACAGCAACTACATTTTCAGGAATATCTTTTGTCACTACACTTCCAGCCCCAATTACACTATTTTTTCCTATTTTTACTCCAGGTAGGATAATTGCCCCACCACCTATCCAAACATTATCTCCAATATAAACTGGGACATTAAATTGAGCCTGTTTTTTTCTAATAATTGGATTTACAGGGTGAGTTCCTGCATCTATAATCACATTTGGTCCAATTAAAACATTATTTCCTATATAGATATCTGTATCATCTACCAATGTTAAATTAAAATTAGCATATACACTATCTCCTAAATGTGTATTTTTACCCCAATTAGCATGAAGAGGTGGCTCTATATAGCAATTTTCTCCAACTTCTGCCAATAATTTTTTCATTATCTCCTCTCTTTTTTTCATTTCACTTGGTCTTGTCATATTAAAATCATAAAGTAGATCTAAACATTCTAACTGCTCTCTCATTATATCCTCATCGTTACTATAATATAGTTTCATATTTTTCATTCTCTCTCTTATATCCATTTTAACTTCCTCTATATCTATAAGTTTAAAAAAAGACTGCACAAATTGACAATTTTAAACTATCAATTTGTAACAGCCTCATTTTATTAATTTAACAAGTTTAATCTTTTAAGCTCTTCTCATATTTATTGTATTTCCATAATGCCCAACCTAGGAAAAGCACAACTCCTCCTACATTATATACCAATGTTAATACAATGCTTTGTCCTTCTGGGAAAATTGCTGCAACAAAGGCTATTGCAAAGATTATCAATAGAACTCCTGTTATAAATAATCCCACTGTTCTATTACCCATTTTAAAACTTCTTTCAAGATGATCTTTATTAAGTCTTAAATTGAAGTATGCTAACATTATGAAAAGTGGTGGCATCAATGAAGTAGCTGCTGTCATATTTATAATTATTCCTAATAATTGGTTAATATCTTTTACTCCAAAACATGGAATTAAAAGTAATGGAATTACTATGAAGAATTGAATCCATGTTGCTCTTACAGGAATACCATGTTCATTTAATTTTACTGTTTCCTTTCCAAAGATCCCCTCTGGTATTTCAGAGAAGAACACTTTTACTGGAGCAGATGTCCAAATCATTAATGCTCCTAAAGCTGATGATAACATAACCAATCCTATAAAGTGATAGATCAATTTAGCACTGATACCAAAATGTGTTCCTAATCCAGCAAATACTTGGAAAATTCCTGAAGTATATGTCAATGATTCACGAGGAGTAAACACATTTACTAATAGTGATCCAACTGAGTACAATCCTCCAATTGTTAATCCTGCCAAAATAATTGTTCTAACAAAAGCCTTTGAACCACCTTTTAAGTCATTTACATATACTCCGATAGATTCAGAACCACCAGCAGCAAAGAATATCCAAGCCATTGTTCCCATAAACTTCCAGTTAAAGTTTGGTGTTACTCTTTCTAATGTTATTGGAGTAACTGGCTCTACTCCTCCAAGTAAAGCCCCTCCACATAGGATTATAAATATAATTGATGTCCCTAACATCAATGAACTTCCAAAACTTGTGATATGCCCTATCCAACTTGCTCCCTTTGTAGAAACCCAAGTTGAAATCGTAAATATTATAATTGAAAGTACTGATACTGTCACTGGTGAGAAAACATATTCATAACCAAAGAATGTATATGAAGCATAAACTAATATACTTGGTAACAATGATGTAAAGTAGAATAAGTTAACAAACCAATATGAGTAAGCAGCTAAGAACGCCCATTTAGGTCCCAATGATGATTTTACCCATTGATATACTCCAGATTCAGAATCTTTATTCAAACTTACAAATTCAGCTATTATAAATACAAATGGTGTAAAGTAGAATAGTGTTGCAAATAAAAATCCAGTTGCTGATGCCATTCCAATCTCTATATTGTTATTGACAACGTTTCTAAAATTAAATACTGCAGCTATTGTCATAGATAACAGTGCAAATTTTCCAATTCTTGCTCTCTCTGTCATTTCTATCCTCCAAACTATTTATTTAAGAAATAATTATCTTCAACAGTAACTCTGATAACTAATTTCTTAGCTCCACCAGAACATTTAACTGCCTCATTAATTTCAACAATAACCATTTCCCCTTGTTTAATTTCATATTTTTCCCCAAATCCATTAAAAAACTCTCTATCAGTTTCATCACTATATTTTTCTACTAAATCTAGATTTTTTTTAGGAGCAATTTCAACCTCTTCTCCCCCTTCTAAGTAGTAGAAAATATCCATGTATCTTCTGTGTCCACAAAATTTTTCCTCTTTCTTAGAATCTGTAATCATGTAAGCTAGAGAATCTCCAATGCTATAAAATACATTCTCTTGAATATTCGGAATATTATTGATTGCCTCAGCACATCTTATCCATTTTTTTCCTGTTCTAAATATACTTTTAAATTCATCAAATGAGCTTAGTCTTAACATTTTTTCCTCCCTACTATTAATATTCAAATTTTGATAGAGTTACTTCATTGTTATTCCATTTATCAAATGGTAATATTGTGAAGCTATATTCAAAATCTCTAAAGAAAACTCTATAGCTATCTAAAACTTCTGATCCCCAAGAGTTAGATCCTAAACCTAATACTTTATGATCTATATTTAATGTTATATAGTCAGCTTTAACTAATTTATCTGTATGTGTTGCCTCATGGATATTTTCTTGTGTATAGTTCCATGCACTAAAATTAAATCTCTCTTTAGCTACAACAAAGATTCCTTTTCCATAATGATTTGTCATTGAGAACCATTTTGTATCTTGTCTATTTCCATTGTCTTGTGGGTATGGATAGTTAAAGAACATTCCATCAACACTGTTTTTGTATACTCCTATAATATTTGATCTACAAGAATCTTGATAGTTTTCTTCAGGTCCTCTTCCATAGTATTTTACAGTTTGGAAATCTTTATTGATTCCTAATTCAAATCCAATTTTTGCAATTATATCATCATAGTTTCCATATTTTTCTCCAGAAACTGTAATATTGATTTGTCCCTCTTGAGCAATTTCATATACATATTTACATCTCATACCAAAATCAAATACAGGTGGTGCAATTAAAGAGTTTACTTCAACTATAACCTTTCTATTTTCCTCTTTAACATCCATATTTCTAAAGTGTTCTTGCATAATTTGTAAGTGGTTAGGATGCCATAAATCGTCATACTCTTGTTCATGGTTATCTATCATAGGTTTAAAGAAATTGATTTTAGGTGTTCTTGCTATAATCTCATTTCCATTATCTATCCAAGAAGTAAGTTTTCCATTTACCTTTGAGAATGTCACTTGGAAAGTTGCCCCTACTATTTTATATTCCAATCTATCTTCTACAACTTGTAATTTTTCAGAGTTATAATTTTCATATTTTAATTCCTCTAATTTTCTATCTTGAAGTTTAAATTGGTATACTCCAATTTCATAATTTTCTTGAGAGTAAAGAGTTTTACTATCTTTTTTAACTCTAAAGTTTACAAAGATCTCTCTTTCATCTTCAGGAATTTCAACTGTTATCTCTGATTTTTCCTCTGGATTTAATCCCTTTATTTTAAATAGTTTTTCTGATAAAACTTCATCTTCAGCAACTATTTGTGCATGAATTGTTATATCATCTAAGTTAGAGAACCAATATCTATTTTCTACTTCATATTTTCCTATCTCTTTTTCTCTAATTTTTACTGGAGATATTACTTGCTTATATTCTGTTAATCCTTGAGTAGGAGTTTGATCTGAAAGTAACATTCCATCCATACAGAAGTTATTATTATTAGGATAATCTCCAAAGTCTCCACCATATCTATAAACTTTTTTATCTTTTATAGTTTTATCTAAGATTCCATGATCGATCCATTCCCAAATAAAGTGCCCTTGTAAGCATCTATGTTTATCAAAAACATTTTGATACTCTTGAAGTCCCCCTGGTCCATTTCCCATAGAGTGTGCATATTCACAGATAACTCTTGGTTTTGGATGTGGATTTTCTCCAAAATGATTCATTATTTGAACTCTTGAATACATAGTACTGATTATATCCACAACTTCAGCATCTCTATCTTCTTCATAATGAACTAATCTTGTATCATCAATCTCTTTTGCTTTGTGATACATAGCTCTTATATTTACTCCATATCCTGATTCATTTCCTAAAGACCAGATGATTATACTTGGGTGATTTTTTTGAGCATGAACATGTCTTTCAATTCTATCAACATAAGTATCTTTCCATTCTATATCATCTGTTATTTTGCTGATATTTCCTATATTTGCAAATCCATGTGATTCTAAGTCAGTTTCAGCCATAACAAATAATCCATAGATATCACATAACTCATAGAATCTTGGATCGTTAGGGTAGTGAGAAGTTCTTACAGCATTTACATTGTGAAGTTTCATTAACTCAATATCCTTTACTGCTCTATCTATGTTTATTGCTCTCCCACTTTCAGGATCATCATCATGTCTATTTACCCCATGAAGTTTTAAATATTTACCATTTACATAGAAAATTCCATTTTTTACCTCTATTTGTCTAAATCCAACTCTTTGAGGAATAGTTTCTTTTACATTTCCATTTTCATCAATTAATTCTAAAATTAAGTTATATAAGTTAGGGTTTTCAGCATCCCATTTTTTAGGGTTTTTTACCTCTTTTGTTATTTGAATATTTTTTATAGAATCAATATCAATATTTTCTATCTTATCTTTAAATATCTCATCTTTTCCATCTAACAATCTATATTGAACAGTGTTATTTTTACTGATTTTTTCACTGATATTTTCTAAAGTAAGATTACAACTAAGTGTCGCATCTTCATATTTTTCATCAAAAGTTGTTTTTATAAAGAAATCATTAACATGAACTTTCTCTCTTCCAATTAAGTAGATATCTCTTAAAATTCCAGCAGTCCACCACATATCTTGATCTTCAATATATGTCGAATCTGCCCATTGTAAAACTTTTACTGATATTAAGTTTTCTCCTTTTACTAAATATTTACTAATATCAAACTCAGCAGTTAATCTACTTCCTTTGCTAAATCCAACATAATTTCCATTTATATATACTTCAAAGTATGTTTCTACTCCATCAAATTTTATTAAAACTTGTTTATCTGTCCAATTATCATTTAAGTAAAAAGTTCTTTGATATGCTCCAGTAGGGTTATCTGTTGGAACAAAAGGAACATCTACAGGGAAAGGAAATCCTTCATCTGTATATTGTAATTTTCCATATCCTTCCATTTGCCAGATACTTGGAACATTTATTTTATTCCAATCTGCCATTTTAGAGTTATAAAACTCTTCTGGAACTAACATAGGGTTTTCAAAGAAATTAAAAGACCACATTCCACTTAATAACATAAACTCTTTACTGTTTGCTCTTTGATAAGTTAATGCCTTTTCAATTGAATCATAAGAAAAGAAATATGCTCTTGGAGCTAATCTGTTTTCATGTGTTTTTTTAAAATTTTCCCAATTTTTATTTTTCATCTTTTCACCTCATGTATTTTTATTTTTTATTTTGTTCTTTTTTAAAATATTTTTTATGATTTAAGTATATATAATTTTTTTACAAAAAGTCAACAAAATTTTTACTAAATTTTTACTAAAAAACATTAATTTCTTTTTTGTTGCATTTTGTGGTATAATATCCTATATAAAATTAGGAGGATTATTATGGCTACTTTAAAGGAGATTAGTGAGATTACTAAGCTTTCACCTTCAACTATTTCTCGTATTTTAAATGAGGATTCTTCCCTTAATGTACAAGAAAGCACAAAAAAAAGAGTTTTAGAAGTTGCTCAGCAATTGAACTATAAATTTACTAAAAAAAATAATAAAAATGTTTCAGCATCAAATGGGAATTTTGTCGTTATATCTTCATTTTCTGAAAAGGAAGAGATCAACGATCCATACTATCTTTCAATAAAATATGGAATTAAAAATGAGGCTACTTTAAAAAATGTCAACGTCTCTTTTTTCTATGAAAACGATTTTTCTACAATAAAAGATGTTGATGGAATAATAGTTATAGGAAAATTTAGTGATGAGAGCTTAGAAATTTTAGAAAAATTTACTTCAAATATTTTGTTACTAGATCAACAGAAAAAAAGTGAAAAATTTGATAATATAAGCATTGATTTAGAAGAGATTACTAAATCTATTCTTACACATTTTAGAAAATGTGGATTTAAAAAAATTGGCTATATTGGAGCTAGAGATTTTGAAGATGTCAAAGATGAGAGAGAAAAGATATTTGTAAATTATTGTATTCTTAATAGCTTAAACTATACTAATTCTCTTTATGTGGGAAATGAGTTTTCTAGCAATGTAGGTTATGAACTTATGACTAAAATGGTAAATGATGGAAATGTCCCTGAGGCTATACTTGTAGCAAATGACTCTTTGGCTATTGGAGTTATAAAAGCTTGTCATGAGAACAAAATCTCTATACCTGAAATGCTATCAATTTTTAGTATAAATGATATTCCTGCATCTGAATTTACCTTCCCTTCTCTTTCAACAGTGCATATTGATTCAGAATTTTTAGGTTCATTTGGTTTAAAATTAATTTTAGATAGATATGAAACTAACCGTCAATTTCCAGTTTCAGTAACTATTCCTACTAAACTTGTTTTTAGAGAAAGTTGTAAAAAATTATAGAGTATAAGCAAATAAAAAAAGAGTTCTTCCTAGAAAGTACTCTTTTTTTATTGTTAAATTTAATTTTTAATTCCCCTATCCCACCCATTTATCAGTTAATGTTTGGTAAAAAAATGTAAACAATAATTTGTACCCATGTAACAATACTGAGTATCTGTTTAAACAATTCTCTCACTCTGTCAAGACTATTATGTTTTTAATGTCAGTTCCCTTCTCCACCGACTAGAGATAACATTCACCCTGATAAATACCTTTATATTTTAATTCTCTAACTCTGTTGTCCAGTTTAACTCTTGAATTTTCATATCAGTTTCCCTTAAAATCTTAGAAAGTTTATCTATCTCCTTTTGTTTTTCCTTGATATTTACTGTACTTAAAATCTTAACCTCTGTATTTGAGTATCTATCTATCTTTTCACTTGCATCTTTTAAAAATTCCCTCTTAATAGATAGATTTAAAGATAGTACATCTCTTTCAGCAATTAAATCAGTAATAGTTTTTTCTCCATAAAAAGTATGGCTATTTGTTTTATTTATTCTTTTTATAAGAAGTTCAAGTTCTGCTAAACATGAGTTTACCTCTAACAATAGATCTTCAGGATTTTCAGATGGCTCTTCTCCCTCTTGAACCTTAGAATTTCTTAAAAGTCTCTCTTTTAATTGAAACAATCTTTTCTTTAAATCAGCTCTGTTATTCAATGCCTCTGCTAATTTCATAAGCTCCCTCCTAAAATAGCCAATATGTAATAAAAAAAGTGCTCACAACAAAACTATCCTTTGATCTGTCAAAAAATAATTATTGGTATAAGCACCTCCCTTTATATTTTATACTTAATACAAGTATAGTATATAAATTTATTTTTAACAATAGTTTTTATAAATTTATCTCTTTTAACTTTAGATTTCTTCTTTTTAGCAAACTGTATAGCCACATTATAATACTACTTATCCAAAGAGATATCAATATTAAAATTGTAGCCTCTCTGTCATTGCCACTTTCAACAGCTGAATATATAGCAGTTGGAATAGTTTGAGTTTTATGAGGAATATTTCCTGCCACCATTAAAGTAGCTCCAAACTCTCCTAAAATTCTTCCCATTCCCAATATGATCCCAGCTATCACACCATTTTTTGCCATTGGAAAAACAATATATCTAAATAGCTGAAAATTATTTGTTCCCATTAGGATAGCCTCCTCTATATACTCCTTTTCAATAGAGATAATGGCTAAATTTATACTTTGATATACTATTGGAAGAGCAACAACAACCCCTGATATTATAGCTCCATATATTGAAAATGTAATCCTTATATTACAGATTTCAAAGAGAAATTTTCCAATTACCCCTTGAACACCAAAAACCAAAAGAAGAAAATATCCTGTTACTGATGGTGGTAAAAATAGAGGCAATGTAACAAAAAACTCTAAAACTACCTTTAATCTTTGAGGAAGATAGCTTTTTATATAAAGAAGTAAAGTTGCTAAAAATGTAGCTATAATAATTCCTATTGTTACAACAAATAGAGAGTTTTTTATTGCAAAATACATACTACATCACAACAAAACCATATTTTTTAAATACTTCTTTATTCTCTCTTAAAAATTCAAATAATTTTTTTACATCATCTGAACTATTTAATATAGCTACTGAATATATCACTTTATCATATGAATTTTCTGGAAACTCCTCTACAACTATTGGATTTTTCATTCTATTTCTATCTGAATTATAGATTACTCCAAAATCAGCCTCTCCCATTTCAACATATTGAACTACTGCACTTACATCTTTAGCATAGACAAGTTTCTCTCTATTTAACTTATCTAAAATTTCAAGATTTTTTAAAGCTGTCAATGTATAGTTTCCAACTGGAGCTGTATCTGGATTTCCTATTACCAGATAAACATCACTATTTTTTAATCCTTCAACTGAATTTACACTGCTTTTACTATATGGACTTTTCACTAAAATCAATGAATTAGATAGAAAATCATAGCTGTTTTCTTTTTTTACCATATTTTTATCCACTAATATTTTTACATTTTTTTGATCTGCTGAAATAAAAAGATCTACTGGTACTCCATTTTCAATCTGTGTTCTTAAAGTTCCTGATCCTCCTAAATTTAAAAGAACTTTATCTCCACTTAATTTCTCATATTCAGGAAGTATCTCCTCTAAACAATTTTTTAAACTAGCTGCTGCACTTACAACAATCTCTTTTGAAAAAACTGAAACAGATAGTAATAAACCTAAAATTAAAATTAATATTTTTTTCATAATTCCCTCTAATATTTACCTTATAATATAAAATTGATAAAGGTACTTTGTTAAAATCTAATGATATATTAAAAAACTTTACTTATTTCCCAAAAGAACAGTGTGGAAAGTGACAAACTTCACAATTTAAACACAAGCCTCCATGTCCATATTTAGCAATCTCCTCAAAAGTTAATTTCTCCTCTGCTAACACTCTTGGTAAAACTAAATCAAATACAGTTCTTCTAGCATACATCACACAACCTGGCAACCCTAAAATTGTC
The sequence above is drawn from the Fusobacterium varium genome and encodes:
- a CDS encoding sugar O-acetyltransferase, coding for MDIRERMKNMKLYYSNDEDIMREQLECLDLLYDFNMTRPSEMKKREEIMKKLLAEVGENCYIEPPLHANWGKNTHLGDSVYANFNLTLVDDTDIYIGNNVLIGPNVIIDAGTHPVNPIIRKKQAQFNVPVYIGDNVWIGGGAIILPGVKIGKNSVIGAGSVVTKDIPENVVAVGNPCRVLREIGEKDLKYYYKELKIDIE
- a CDS encoding amino acid permease: MTERARIGKFALLSMTIAAVFNFRNVVNNNIEIGMASATGFLFATLFYFTPFVFIIAEFVSLNKDSESGVYQWVKSSLGPKWAFLAAYSYWFVNLFYFTSLLPSILVYASYTFFGYEYVFSPVTVSVLSIIIFTISTWVSTKGASWIGHITSFGSSLMLGTSIIFIILCGGALLGGVEPVTPITLERVTPNFNWKFMGTMAWIFFAAGGSESIGVYVNDLKGGSKAFVRTIILAGLTIGGLYSVGSLLVNVFTPRESLTYTSGIFQVFAGLGTHFGISAKLIYHFIGLVMLSSALGALMIWTSAPVKVFFSEIPEGIFGKETVKLNEHGIPVRATWIQFFIVIPLLLIPCFGVKDINQLLGIIINMTAATSLMPPLFIMLAYFNLRLNKDHLERSFKMGNRTVGLFITGVLLIIFAIAFVAAIFPEGQSIVLTLVYNVGGVVLFLGWALWKYNKYEKSLKD
- a CDS encoding beta-galactosidase subunit beta, with protein sequence MLRLSSFDEFKSIFRTGKKWIRCAEAINNIPNIQENVFYSIGDSLAYMITDSKKEEKFCGHRRYMDIFYYLEGGEEVEIAPKKNLDLVEKYSDETDREFFNGFGEKYEIKQGEMVIVEINEAVKCSGGAKKLVIRVTVEDNYFLNK
- the ebgA gene encoding beta-galactosidase subunit alpha, which gives rise to MKNKNWENFKKTHENRLAPRAYFFSYDSIEKALTYQRANSKEFMLLSGMWSFNFFENPMLVPEEFYNSKMADWNKINVPSIWQMEGYGKLQYTDEGFPFPVDVPFVPTDNPTGAYQRTFYLNDNWTDKQVLIKFDGVETYFEVYINGNYVGFSKGSRLTAEFDISKYLVKGENLISVKVLQWADSTYIEDQDMWWTAGILRDIYLIGREKVHVNDFFIKTTFDEKYEDATLSCNLTLENISEKISKNNTVQYRLLDGKDEIFKDKIENIDIDSIKNIQITKEVKNPKKWDAENPNLYNLILELIDENGNVKETIPQRVGFRQIEVKNGIFYVNGKYLKLHGVNRHDDDPESGRAINIDRAVKDIELMKLHNVNAVRTSHYPNDPRFYELCDIYGLFVMAETDLESHGFANIGNISKITDDIEWKDTYVDRIERHVHAQKNHPSIIIWSLGNESGYGVNIRAMYHKAKEIDDTRLVHYEEDRDAEVVDIISTMYSRVQIMNHFGENPHPKPRVICEYAHSMGNGPGGLQEYQNVFDKHRCLQGHFIWEWIDHGILDKTIKDKKVYRYGGDFGDYPNNNNFCMDGMLLSDQTPTQGLTEYKQVISPVKIREKEIGKYEVENRYWFSNLDDITIHAQIVAEDEVLSEKLFKIKGLNPEEKSEITVEIPEDEREIFVNFRVKKDSKTLYSQENYEIGVYQFKLQDRKLEELKYENYNSEKLQVVEDRLEYKIVGATFQVTFSKVNGKLTSWIDNGNEIIARTPKINFFKPMIDNHEQEYDDLWHPNHLQIMQEHFRNMDVKEENRKVIVEVNSLIAPPVFDFGMRCKYVYEIAQEGQINITVSGEKYGNYDDIIAKIGFELGINKDFQTVKYYGRGPEENYQDSCRSNIIGVYKNSVDGMFFNYPYPQDNGNRQDTKWFSMTNHYGKGIFVVAKERFNFSAWNYTQENIHEATHTDKLVKADYITLNIDHKVLGLGSNSWGSEVLDSYRVFFRDFEYSFTILPFDKWNNNEVTLSKFEY
- a CDS encoding LacI family DNA-binding transcriptional regulator; the encoded protein is MATLKEISEITKLSPSTISRILNEDSSLNVQESTKKRVLEVAQQLNYKFTKKNNKNVSASNGNFVVISSFSEKEEINDPYYLSIKYGIKNEATLKNVNVSFFYENDFSTIKDVDGIIVIGKFSDESLEILEKFTSNILLLDQQKKSEKFDNISIDLEEITKSILTHFRKCGFKKIGYIGARDFEDVKDEREKIFVNYCILNSLNYTNSLYVGNEFSSNVGYELMTKMVNDGNVPEAILVANDSLAIGVIKACHENKISIPEMLSIFSINDIPASEFTFPSLSTVHIDSEFLGSFGLKLILDRYETNRQFPVSVTIPTKLVFRESCKKL
- a CDS encoding DIP1984 family protein — translated: MKLAEALNNRADLKKRLFQLKERLLRNSKVQEGEEPSENPEDLLLEVNSCLAELELLIKRINKTNSHTFYGEKTITDLIAERDVLSLNLSIKREFLKDASEKIDRYSNTEVKILSTVNIKEKQKEIDKLSKILRETDMKIQELNWTTELEN
- a CDS encoding ABC transporter permease subunit; amino-acid sequence: MYFAIKNSLFVVTIGIIIATFLATLLLYIKSYLPQRLKVVLEFFVTLPLFLPPSVTGYFLLLVFGVQGVIGKFLFEICNIRITFSIYGAIISGVVVALPIVYQSINLAIISIEKEYIEEAILMGTNNFQLFRYIVFPMAKNGVIAGIILGMGRILGEFGATLMVAGNIPHKTQTIPTAIYSAVESGNDREATILILISLWISSIIMWLYSLLKRRNLKLKEINL
- the modA gene encoding molybdate ABC transporter substrate-binding protein; translation: MKKILILILGLLLSVSVFSKEIVVSAAASLKNCLEEILPEYEKLSGDKVLLNLGGSGTLRTQIENGVPVDLFISADQKNVKILVDKNMVKKENSYDFLSNSLILVKSPYSKSSVNSVEGLKNSDVYLVIGNPDTAPVGNYTLTALKNLEILDKLNREKLVYAKDVSAVVQYVEMGEADFGVIYNSDRNRMKNPIVVEEFPENSYDKVIYSVAILNSSDDVKKLFEFLRENKEVFKKYGFVVM